One Thermoanaerobacter pseudethanolicus ATCC 33223 genomic window, GGACTCCATGGGTCAGGGCGTTATTATGAAAAGTTTTGAAGAAGACAGGCCAATGATCGCCAGCATTAAAAAATTGAAAGAAGAGGGACTTTTCGTGAATAAGACCATCCTTTCGGTTATAGAAGACAAGCAAAAGCTCCAGAACATAGCCGATGCCGTAGAAAGAGAGATAGGTAGTTTCGCCGAAGACAGCGAAATGGGTATAATGTTTTCTGTGCCCCTCAACATGGTTAGGGGCGGTAAGCTCGGCCGTTACGATGGGCCATTCGAATAAGAAAAGACTCTTAGAGTTGTGCTCATGTAAGGAAGCAGGATCAGTAAGGACCGTAGCCTGCACAGTAGCTATAAAAGCAAGAGACTTTAAATTGCATATAAAAAGGTTTGCAACAAAATAAGAGGTGCAAAAATCGCACCTCTTATTTTGTATATTC contains:
- a CDS encoding P-II family nitrogen regulator; translation: MYLIVIILNRPELLKKLLTVMKRNGAKGATVLDSMGQGVIMKSFEEDRPMIASIKKLKEEGLFVNKTILSVIEDKQKLQNIADAVEREIGSFAEDSEMGIMFSVPLNMVRGGKLGRYDGPFE